The proteins below are encoded in one region of Bacteroides uniformis:
- a CDS encoding pseudouridine synthase encodes MSTENETWRDASSAEENSGAGRDGNQFNKEGGYSRPSYNRDNGDRPYRPRFNSENGDRPQRPYNSDRPYRPRFNPGADNGDRPQRPRYNNDNGDRPYRPRYNSEGGDRPQRPYGNNSGDRPYRPRYNSEGGDRPQRPYNSDRPQRPRYGNEGGDRPQRPYNGDRSYNSDRSYNTDRPYRPRYNSEDGDRPQRPRYNNEGGDRPYRPRFNSGGGRPGGYGNRDSYSRPVRRSADYDPNAKYSKKKQIEYKEQFVDPNEPIRLNKFLANAGVCSRREADEFITAGVVSVNGEVVTELGTKIKRGDEVKFHDQTVSIERKIYVLLNKPKDTVTTSDDPQARRTVMDLVKGACDERIYPVGRLDRNTTGVLLLTNDGDLASKLTHPKYLKKKIYHVHLDKNLTKADMEQIAAGIQLDDGEIHADAISYTDDFKKDDVGIEIHSGKNRIVRRIFESLGYKVMKLDRVYFAGLTKKGLRRGEWRYLTEQEVNFLRMGSFE; translated from the coding sequence ATGAGTACAGAAAACGAAACTTGGCGTGATGCTTCTTCCGCAGAGGAGAACTCAGGTGCCGGCCGCGATGGTAACCAATTTAACAAGGAAGGTGGCTACAGCCGTCCGTCTTACAACCGTGATAATGGCGACCGTCCTTATCGCCCCAGATTTAACAGTGAAAACGGGGACCGCCCGCAGCGTCCTTATAACAGTGACCGCCCTTATCGCCCGCGCTTTAATCCTGGTGCGGACAATGGTGACCGTCCGCAGCGTCCTCGTTACAATAACGATAATGGCGACCGTCCCTATCGTCCGCGCTATAACAGCGAAGGCGGCGACCGTCCGCAACGCCCTTATGGAAACAATTCGGGTGACCGTCCTTACCGTCCGCGCTATAACAGCGAAGGTGGCGACCGTCCGCAACGCCCTTATAATAGTGACCGTCCGCAGCGCCCGCGTTATGGCAATGAGGGTGGTGACCGTCCGCAACGTCCTTATAACGGCGACCGCTCCTACAACAGCGACCGTTCTTATAATACGGACCGTCCCTATCGTCCGCGCTACAACAGCGAAGATGGCGACCGTCCGCAGCGTCCTCGCTACAATAATGAGGGTGGTGACCGTCCTTATCGTCCACGCTTCAATTCGGGTGGTGGAAGACCTGGCGGATACGGCAACAGAGACAGCTATAGCCGTCCAGTCCGTCGTTCGGCCGATTATGACCCCAATGCTAAGTACAGCAAGAAGAAACAGATAGAATATAAGGAGCAGTTTGTGGACCCGAACGAGCCTATCCGCCTGAACAAATTCCTGGCCAATGCCGGTGTTTGCTCCCGTCGCGAGGCTGATGAATTCATCACTGCTGGAGTCGTTTCTGTAAACGGAGAGGTGGTAACGGAATTGGGAACCAAGATTAAGCGTGGCGATGAAGTGAAGTTCCACGACCAGACGGTCAGCATCGAACGTAAGATTTACGTCCTGCTGAACAAGCCGAAAGATACAGTGACTACTTCGGATGATCCCCAGGCACGTCGCACGGTGATGGATTTGGTGAAGGGCGCATGCGACGAACGTATTTATCCGGTAGGTCGTCTGGACCGCAATACTACAGGTGTATTGCTGCTGACAAACGATGGTGACCTGGCTTCCAAGCTGACGCATCCCAAGTATCTGAAGAAGAAGATATATCATGTGCATTTGGACAAGAACCTGACAAAAGCCGATATGGAGCAGATTGCAGCCGGCATTCAACTGGATGATGGGGAAATCCATGCAGATGCCATCAGCTATACGGATGACTTCAAGAAAGATGATGTCGGTATTGAAATCCACTCCGGCAAGAACCGTATCGTGCGTCGTATCTTCGAATCGCTGGGATACAAGGTGATGAAACTGGACCGTGTGTATTTTGCCGGTTTAACCAAGAAAGGCCTGCGCCGCGGCGAATGGCGTTACCTCACGGAACAAGAGGTGAACTTCCTGCGCATGGG